CGTGTCCGAACCGCAGGGCGACCTCCTGGACAAGCACAAGGAGCTCGCGGTCGACATGGGGTGCCGGGCCCTCGAGGCCTGCCTGAAGTCGGCGGGAGCGACGCTTTCGGACCTGCGTCACCTGTGCTGCGTCACCTCGACCGGGTTCCTGACCCCCGGCCTCAGCGCACTGATCATCCGCGAACTGGGGATCGACCCGCACTGCAGCCGCTCGGACATCGTGGGCATGGGGTGCAACGCCGGCCTGAACGCGCTCAACGTCGTCGCCGGCTGGTCCGCGGCGCACCCGGGTGAACTCGGCGTCGTCCTGTGCAGCGAGGCGTGTTCCGCGGCCTACGCCCTGGACGGCACCATGCGGACCGCGGTGGTCAACAGCCTCTTCGGCGACGGATCCGCCGCACTCGCCGTGATTTCCGGTGACGGCCGCGTGCCCGGCCCTCGGGTCCTCAAGTTCGCGAGCTACATCATCACCGACGCGCTGGACGCCATGCGCTACGACTGGGACCGTGACCAGGACCGGTTCAGCTTCTTCCTCGACCCGCAGATTCCGTACGTGGTCGGGGCGCACGCGGAGATCGTCGCCGACCGGCTGCTGTCCGGCACGGGCCTGCGGCGCAGCGACATCGGGCACTGGCTGGTGCATTCCGGCGGCAAGAAGGTGATCGACTCCGTCGTCGTCAACCTCGGCCTGAGCCGCCACGACGTCCGCCACACCACCGGAGTTCTCCGTGACTACGGGAACCTTTCCAGCGGCTCCTTCCTCTTCTCCTACGAGCGGCTCGCCGAAGAAGGCGTCACCCGGCCCGGAGACTACGGCGTACTCATGACCATGGGGCCTGGCTCCACAATCGAAATGGCGCTGATCCAATGGTGAACGGTGAACTGGTGCTCCGGCTCGACGGCACCCGGCCCCTGTCGGCCGCGTCGGTCGAGGAACTGGACGCCCTCTGCGATCGCGCGGAAGACCACCGGGAACCCGGCCCGGTCACCGTCCACGTCACGGGTGTCCCGGCCGCCGGCTGGACGGCGGAGGTGACGGTCGGCCTGGTCTCCAAGTGGGAACGGGTGGTGCGCCGGTTCGAGCGGCTCGGCAGGCTCACCATCGCCGTGGCGGCGGGTGACTGCGCCGGAACGGCACTGGACGTCCTCCTCGCGGCCGACGTCCGGATCGCCGCGCCGGGCACCCGGCTGCTGCTCGCCCGGGCCGGCGGCGCGCCGTGGCCCGGGATGACCGTGCACCGGCTCACCCGGCAGGCCGGGGCGGCCGGCATCCGGCGGGCGGTGCTGCTCGGCGCCCCGATCGAGGCCGGTCGCGCGCTGGCCCTGAACCTGGTCGACGAGGTCTCGGAGGACCCGGCGGCCGCGCTGGCGGAGCTCGCCGGGACGGCCGGTGCCGTGGACGGCAAGGAGCTGGCGATCCGCCGTCAGCTGGTCTTCGAAGCCGGCTCGACCGCCTTCGAGGACGCACTCGGCGCCCACCTGGCCGCGGCGGACCGGGCCCTGCGCAGGGAAACCGCGTCGTGACGGCCGCACCCCCGACGTCTCCGCCGGGGCCGCGGCTCGACCGCCCGGCCCTGGCGGAGGCAGCCGGCCGCGTCGACGACCTGCTCGCCGAACTGCCGCCGCCGTCCGCCCGGACCCCCGGGCAACGCGAGGCCGCGTCTTCGGCGCTGGACGGGATCCGGGCGATGCGCGCGGACTACGTCGGGGCGCACGCCGAAGCGATCTACGACGAACTCACCGACGGCCGGTCCCGGTCCCTGCGCATCGACGAGCTCGTCCGGGCCGCCGCCCGGGCCTTTCCCGGCCTGGTGCCCACGGACGAGCAGATGGCGGCCGAGCGCGCGCGGCCGCAGGCGGAGAAGGACGGGCGGGAGATCGACCAGGGCATCTTCCTGCGCGGGATCCTGCGGGCGGAGCGGGCCGGCCCGCACCTGCTCGACGCCATGCTCCAGCCCACCCCGAGGGCGCTGAAGCTGCTCCCGGGATTCACCGAGTCCGGTGTCGTGCAGATGGAGGCGGTCCGGCTGGAACGCCGGGACGGCGTCGCGTACCTGACCCTGTGCCGGGACGACTGCCTCAACGCCGAGGACGCCCAGCAGGTCGACGACATGGAGACCGCGGTCGACCTGGCGCTGCTCGACCCGGCCGTCCGGGTGGGGCTGCTGCGCGGCGGGGAGATGAGCCATCCCCGCTACCGGGGGCGCCGCGTGTTCTGCGCCGGCATCAACCTCAAGAAGCTGAGCTCGGGCGGCATCCCGCTGGTCGATTTCCTGCTGCGGCGGGAGCTGGGGTACATCCACAAGATCGTGCGCGGCGTGGTCACCGAAGGTTCGTGGCATTCGCGGCTGACCGACAAGCCGTGGATCGCGGCCGTCGACTCCTTCGCCATCGGCGGCGGGGCCCAGCTGCTCCTCGTCTTCGACCACGTGCTGGCCGCGTCCGACGCCTACTTCAGCCTGCCCGCGGCGAAGGAGGGGATCATCCCCGGCGCGTCGAACTTCCGGCTCTCCCGGTTCGCCGGGCCCCGCGTGGCCCGGCAGGTGATCCTCGGCGGCCGCCGGATCCGGGCGGACGAGCCGGATGCCCGACTGCTCGTCGACGAGGTCGTCCCGCCGGCGGAGCTGGACGCGGCGATCGACGCCGCGCTGGCCCGCCTGGACGGGGAGGCGGTGCTGGCCAACCGGCGCATGCTGAACCTGGCCGAGGAACCGCCGGACGAATTCCGCCGGTACAT
This window of the Amycolatopsis balhimycina FH 1894 genome carries:
- the dpgA gene encoding 3,5-dihydroxyphenylacetyl-CoA synthase DpgA yields the protein MTTSIEPAEDLSVLSGLTEITRFAGVGTAVSASSYSQSEVLDILDVEDPKIRSVFLNSAIDRRFLTLPPESPGGGRVSEPQGDLLDKHKELAVDMGCRALEACLKSAGATLSDLRHLCCVTSTGFLTPGLSALIIRELGIDPHCSRSDIVGMGCNAGLNALNVVAGWSAAHPGELGVVLCSEACSAAYALDGTMRTAVVNSLFGDGSAALAVISGDGRVPGPRVLKFASYIITDALDAMRYDWDRDQDRFSFFLDPQIPYVVGAHAEIVADRLLSGTGLRRSDIGHWLVHSGGKKVIDSVVVNLGLSRHDVRHTTGVLRDYGNLSSGSFLFSYERLAEEGVTRPGDYGVLMTMGPGSTIEMALIQW
- the dpgB gene encoding enoyl-CoA-hydratase DpgB, whose translation is MVNGELVLRLDGTRPLSAASVEELDALCDRAEDHREPGPVTVHVTGVPAAGWTAEVTVGLVSKWERVVRRFERLGRLTIAVAAGDCAGTALDVLLAADVRIAAPGTRLLLARAGGAPWPGMTVHRLTRQAGAAGIRRAVLLGAPIEAGRALALNLVDEVSEDPAAALAELAGTAGAVDGKELAIRRQLVFEAGSTAFEDALGAHLAAADRALRRETAS
- the dpgC gene encoding (3,5-dihydroxyphenyl)acetyl-CoA 1,2-dioxygenase DpgC, which translates into the protein MTAAPPTSPPGPRLDRPALAEAAGRVDDLLAELPPPSARTPGQREAASSALDGIRAMRADYVGAHAEAIYDELTDGRSRSLRIDELVRAAARAFPGLVPTDEQMAAERARPQAEKDGREIDQGIFLRGILRAERAGPHLLDAMLQPTPRALKLLPGFTESGVVQMEAVRLERRDGVAYLTLCRDDCLNAEDAQQVDDMETAVDLALLDPAVRVGLLRGGEMSHPRYRGRRVFCAGINLKKLSSGGIPLVDFLLRRELGYIHKIVRGVVTEGSWHSRLTDKPWIAAVDSFAIGGGAQLLLVFDHVLAASDAYFSLPAAKEGIIPGASNFRLSRFAGPRVARQVILGGRRIRADEPDARLLVDEVVPPAELDAAIDAALARLDGEAVLANRRMLNLAEEPPDEFRRYMAEFALQQALRIYGEDVIGKVGRFAAGSS